One part of the Deltaproteobacteria bacterium genome encodes these proteins:
- a CDS encoding cytochrome c has product NARKGKFLFRKNCRTCHVAGGSAKELGPNSKTQAGWDEVFKNIDQLKCQDQWAVLSDKDKTEMYAQLWGHAFDSPSPEKCE; this is encoded by the coding sequence AATGCCCGCAAAGGAAAATTCCTTTTCCGAAAAAATTGCCGGACCTGCCACGTTGCCGGGGGCAGTGCCAAAGAATTAGGCCCAAACAGTAAGACCCAGGCTGGGTGGGATGAGGTCTTCAAAAACATCGACCAATTGAAATGCCAGGACCAATGGGCCGTTCTTTCCGACAAGGATAAAACGGAGATGTATGCCCAGCTCTGGGGCCATGCCTTCGATTCTCCCTCGCCGGAAAAATGCGAGTAA